A window of Diorhabda carinulata isolate Delta chromosome 7, icDioCari1.1, whole genome shotgun sequence contains these coding sequences:
- the LOC130896134 gene encoding guanine nucleotide-binding protein subunit beta-like protein isoform X2, which produces MNETLQLKGTLLGHNGWVTQIATNPKYPDMILSSSRDKTLIVWKLTRDDTQYGVPQKRLHGHSHFISDVVLSSDGNYALSGSWDKTLRLWDLAAGKTTRRFEDHTKQEDFLFIFFLTSIFVRRLSST; this is translated from the exons atgaacGAAACTTTGCAGCTTAAAGGTACCCTTTTGGGTCATAATGGTTGGGTAACACAAATTGCAACCAATCCTAAATATCCCGATATGATTTTATCGTCATCAAGag ataAAACGTTAATCGTATGGAAATTGACACGTGACGATACACAATATGGCGTACCCCAAAAACGTTTGCATGGTCACTCTCATTTCATTTCCGACGTTGTACTTTCTAGTGATGGAAATTACGCCCTTTCAGGTTCGTGGGACAAAACCCTCCGTTTATGGGATTTGGCAGCCGGAAAAACTACGAGGAGGTTCGAAGATCACACCAAG CAAgaagattttttgtttattttttttttaacttcgaTCTTCGTCAGAAGATTATCTTCGACGTAG
- the LOC130896134 gene encoding guanine nucleotide-binding protein subunit beta-like protein isoform X1 has translation MNETLQLKGTLLGHNGWVTQIATNPKYPDMILSSSRDKTLIVWKLTRDDTQYGVPQKRLHGHSHFISDVVLSSDGNYALSGSWDKTLRLWDLAAGKTTRRFEDHTKDVLSVAFSVDNRQIVSGSRDKTIKLWNTLAECKYTIQDDGHADWVSCVRFSPNHANPIIVSAGWDRVVKVWNLTNCRLKINHSGHTGYLNTVTVSPDGSLCASGGKDCKAMLWDLNDGKHLHTLDHNDIITALCFSPNRYWLCAAFGPSIKIWDLESKEMIEELKPEVVSQNAKAEPPQCLSLAWSTDGQTLFAGYSDNTIRVWQVSISAH, from the exons atgaacGAAACTTTGCAGCTTAAAGGTACCCTTTTGGGTCATAATGGTTGGGTAACACAAATTGCAACCAATCCTAAATATCCCGATATGATTTTATCGTCATCAAGag ataAAACGTTAATCGTATGGAAATTGACACGTGACGATACACAATATGGCGTACCCCAAAAACGTTTGCATGGTCACTCTCATTTCATTTCCGACGTTGTACTTTCTAGTGATGGAAATTACGCCCTTTCAGGTTCGTGGGACAAAACCCTCCGTTTATGGGATTTGGCAGCCGGAAAAACTACGAGGAGGTTCGAAGATCACACCAAG gATGTGTTGAGtgttgctttttctgttgataaCCGTCAAATAGTGTCCGGTTCCAGAGATAAGACCATTAAATTATGGAATACGTTAGCAGAGTGCAAATATACGATACAAGATGACGGACATGCCGATTGG GTTTCGTGCGTAAGGTTCTCCCCTAATCACGCCAACCCCATAATAGTATCCGCCGGTTGGGATAGGGTAGTCAAAGTATGGAATTTGACTAATTGTCGTTTGAAAATCAACCATTCCGGTCACACCGGTTACTTGAACACCGTAACCGTTTCGCCTGATGGTAGTTTATGCGCCAGCGGTGGTAAAGATTGCAAAGCAATGTTATGGGATTTGAACGATGGTAAACATTTACATACCCTCGACCATAACGATATTATAACTGCTTTGTGTTTCTCACCGAACAG ATATTGGTTATGTGCCGCATTCGGACCTTCGATTAAAATTTGGGATTTGGAGAGCAAAGAAATGATCGAGGAACTAAAACCGGAAGTCGTGTCGCAAAACGCCAAAGCCGAACCACCCCAATGTTTATCTTTGGCG
- the LOC130896256 gene encoding 60S ribosomal protein L34-like, whose protein sequence is MVQRLVFRRRLSYNTKSNRRRIVRTPGGKLVYQYLKKPKKIPRCGQCKDKLRGILPARPQERSRLCRRKKTVKRAYGGVLCHKCVKEKIVRAFLIEEQKIVVKVLKAQQAVTKAPKK, encoded by the exons ATGGTTCAACGATTAGTGTTTAGAAGACGATTGTCTTATAACACAAAATCCAACAGAAGACGAAT TGTACGAACTCCTGGTGGTAAATTAGTATATCAGTACCTTAAAAAACCGAAAAAGATCCCGAGATGCGGTCAATGTAAAGATAAACTACGGGGTATCCTCCCTGCAAGACCACAAGAAAGATCCAGGTTATGTAGGAGGAAGAAAACTGTAAAAAGGGCTTACGGTGGAGTGTTGTGTCACAAGTGTGTCAAAGAAAAGATCGTCAGAGCTTTTCTTATCGAAGAACAAAAAATCGTGGTTAAAGTTCTTAAAGCACAACAAGCTGTAACTAAAGCCCCTAAAAAATAG